The following is a genomic window from Bacillus paramycoides.
AGAAGGAAGCGATTTGTTTTCCTTCTTTACTAAAAAATAGTACAACGATGAAATGAAGTTTGATAAAAACTCAATAAAATTATTCATTAAATAAAGTTACCATTGGCATAGAATTCATCAAATTATTAAAAGTGAGTAATACTAATTGTTGGTGCAACCTTAGTTATTTCTAAAATAGCTCCAAAATGAAAACCTTTTGTTTTTATATTAAAAACAGGCAACATAATAAGGAGAGATATATAAGATGGAAAATGCAATTGGATTTATTCATAATAATCAGTTCTACCAACTGATTTTACACAAAAATCCTATAACATTTATAGAAAATATCAGACCTAGGGAAGCTCGGCTACCACTTCCTTTAAATTTTACAGAAAATGAGGAGGGACGTATTATTTTAATTTCATGGGATGAAAATGAACCGCGAGTAGGAAAAGCACCTGAAGTATTACCAAATGAATTTATAGAATTATTACTAAAAAATAGTATGGAGCAGTCGTGTTCATTTTTACCATCTATTGTTGGTGGTTCAGTAAATGTAAGACCATAACACAATGAATGTAGAGCATAAATCTATTTATTTAATTGTTCTGTAGAAGGTTCTTGGGTTAGAAGGAATTTAAGGCCTCTTTAAAGAATTTGGAAGAAAATTTTTGTGTTTTATTACATTTAAATTAACATAAAAAAATTATGGTTAATTATATAGAAGGTTACTGCTTTTACTGCAAAGTTTTTAAAGGTATCCTTCTAGAAGTTTTTAATTGGGTTACATTAAAATATCTTTAAGGGAACATACAACACACCTATTTATGCGCAATTTTACTTAGCTTAAGTTTCTAATTGAATGACGTTAGATACGCTTTAAGAAATAACATCCTTAAATAATTAGAGGTGAAATAATGAATGGGAACTAATAAATTTAATGGGATAAATCAAATCTCTTATGAACAAGCAAAAAAGGAAATACAAACAGGGGACATTCTTTTGTGTAGTGGTCATTATTTAGTTAGTGAACTTATCAAAAAAGCTTCCGACTCAATTTTTAGTCATGTAGGTGTTTTATTTCATTGGAATAATCATATAATTATATTAGAAAGCGTGGAAGATGACGGCGTTAGGGCAGTTCCTCTCTCTCATTATATGTACAATTACGAAAATAGTAAGGAGAAATATAACGGAGAAATATATATAGCTCGACACAAAGAAATTGAAAATAATGATTTTCATACCGAAAAAATAATGAAAATGTTTGAAAAAGCAATGGATTTTTTGAATCGAAATTACGACAAAGATGAAATAGCTAAAATTGTGGCACGTATAGGTCTAGGTATTGGAAGACACAAGGATGATGATGAGTATATATGCTCAGAATTCGTAGACGAATGTTTCAAACAGTTAGAAATAGAATTTTCACGTGATTCAATGGGGTATATCTTACCTGAACACATTGCTGCAGATCCAAATGTGAAACCATTATTTGGGATTTATTAATAAATAATTTTTGATGATGAATTTTTGTGTAGTTAATATATAATAAATTAAAAATAGAACAAGGTGAAATCGATATCGGGTTTCACCTTATTCATTTGAATTGTTATAAATATTTACATTGTATAGACTTCAATTTTTGTAGGATTAGAAAAACGGCGTTCTAATTCTTTTTTGATTTTTTCAATTGCGAAGAATGCAGAAGATGCATATACAGTGACTACTTTTTTTATAAAAGTATTGCCTGTTATTAAAATGTATCTTACTGAATATGATGAAATCATACTCTCACCCTTTCACATATCTATGGTGTTTAAGATATATGCCGCTAGGTGTGGATATATTCTCAAAAGATTTAAAGTGGCATTGTGATCAGAATGAAAAATATCAAAAAGTTGATTATGAAAAAGCACCGCCAAAATCTTCAGCAATGCTTTTCCATTAGACATACTACGATAATGAGCGTCTACTTTCACTCACACGTTTTCTAATGAATAGTATACAAATTTGTATTTAACATAAGTTCTGTATGTTTTTAAATTTACTTTAATTTCAAGACACTTTCTACTTCCTCAAAGCTTCACTTACTTGCTTTTGCAATAGTTGCAAGTGGTACGCCAATTTCATGCAATCCTTGAATTATTTGCATCTTACTTTCTTCAATGTCTTTTTCCATACCCTCTTGTACTATATGTGCAAGTTTCGCTTGTTCATCAAGAAAAAGTTTTTCACGAACTTCATATGTAAGTTGGAAAGAAGAATCATTACTCATATTTTCCCATTTATCCATCGCTTTTTGTAAGATTGGATCTCGATTCATAGCAATTTGGAGTTAGATGTTCACCTTCATGTGCCGGTAATAATAAAATCCAACGAACGAATGCCTTTTCCCATTGGTTCAAATTTTCTACGTAACACTGTTTAACTAACTATGGAATTTCTACAAAATGGATTTCAATATCATCATTCAACACTTGATGTGTCTTTGTCTTCAAGGATTTTCCTGTATTGTGAAATGCATCATCATTAGAAAATAACTTGAAATCTAATAGATTGATGATTATTGTTTTTCGAAGCGAACGATACGACGTTCTTTTAAAATTTTAGAAACATCACGATAACTTAAAGAAAAACCAAAGTAGTAGTCGACCGTTGCAAAAAAATATCTTCCTTAAACTGTTTTCCTTTAAAATATCGCATTTGTGTTTCCTCTTAATTATTTGGAAAATTTCACAACATAACTGTGAATACTATTGTCCATAATTACAAAAAATAGTTACTATCTGAAATGATTTTACAAAAGGAGGAAAGCAATGGATTTAATTAACTCAGCTCTACCGTGGCCAAATGGCAAAGCATATCTTTTTCAGGGTACTGAATATATTAGATATGATTTCCACGACGGAACACAGGATCAGTCCCCACAATCCATCTCTCCTATGTGGCCAGGGCTAAGGCAAGATGCACCTGATGCTGCGGTCTATTGGGGATTTGGTAAGGTTTACTTTTTTTATGGGGATGAATATGTTCGTTTCGACATCGGCAATAATGCCGTAGACCCAGAATATTTACCCCCTAATCCTCCGAGCAAAATTGCGGACCATTGGCCAGGGATTTGGAGTGATCGTATCGATGCTGCAGTCAATTGGGGCAACGGAAAAATCTATTTTTTCCGTGATTCGGAATATCTACGTTATGATATTTCTCTGGACCGCGCCGATCCTGGTTATCCAATGTCTATTAGTTCCGCATGGCCAGGCATCTGGACAGACAAAATTGATGCTGTACTCTACCAAGGGGGAGAAAAGGCTTACTTCTTTAAGGACAAGGAGTATCGCCGCTTTGACCTAGTAACAAATAACGTTGATCAAAGTGGACCAGTTAGTGGCTTAAACTTGGACCCTCTTCCTCCAGGGATGTGGACGCCTAGTCGTGATTTGACTCTAGAGCAGGCAAATCTAGTAATGGGTTACCTAATACAGAATGGGAAATTTTCACTTAGTTCCACCCAAACTCCATATAGTGGTGATTGGATGACGTCCATCAGTTCGCCTCAACCTGCTACGAGAGTTGTAGTCAAACCCGCTAACATCAATGGTATTAACTTTATCAATGAAGCTGGTCCTGCTCCATTGATTGATAACTTAGATCAGCGTATGCTAATCTGTCTTTATCGCCTGACTCAATGGGTTAACGCATCTGAACCGGACGTGGCTGTTATTCGGCATATGGGTATTGGTCATGGCAGCGGACCACCAACTGACTGTCATAACCAGGGGCGGGCACTTGACTTTTCTGGCCTTGAGGGAACCAGCTTAGGTGTGGCTTTTGTCCGCAAGGTATTGAACGACTGGGGAAATAAACCAGTCATATCAGGCAATCCAATGCGACTAGACCCTGTTTCAGATCCATTGACACATGACCTTTTTCGCTCGGTATTCCGTTTTGCAACCTTTGAATGTGAATGTAATGGAATCGGCCCAAATAATAAGTGGCCACCAAAGGAAATTGGAGATGTAGGTGGGTTTGTAATACATCCTGATTACATCGACAATCCACCTCCTGCTCAGCAGTTACGTCCCCAACACAAGAACCACATTCATATGCAAATTGGTCCAACGTGATAATATTATTGGGGGTCACGATTATTTTATTGATGTGTTTATTTTAAGTACCAAACATCCGACTTCAAACTCAAAAAACTTGTTCTAAACGTCTTTTTCTTGTTTGAACTATTTTAGGGTGTTCTAATAAAAGTAGTTTGTATGTATAATTTTTGATTATTCTTTTAAAGAAGTCATCAACTTATCCTTCATATTGGAATACAGTAGAAAAACGAAGCGTATATTCAGTTATATGCTTCGTTTTTCTAATTCAATGAAGCACTCAAGAAAAAGATTTTGAACTACTTTATATATTGAATTTTTCATGATTCATTCTGGAGTGCTTGCCTGTATATCTTTATCCTTCCTCGATGTTTGCCCTTTTATTTGCCTAATAAATGCCCCCTAGTCTATTAATAACGTCTAACTAAAATTATTTCCCATTAAAAAGCTGTATCAAAACTTTGGGCTATAGAGAGAATAACTTTTAGGGAACTTATCCTTTTAGTTTGGTACCCTAAAAAATAGTGCTACTTAATTAAAAAAATTGAAATAAGTCGAAAGATACGATAACGAAGGAAAAGATGAATTATGAGTGAATTAAATAAAAAAGGTCATCTTGAACAAAATTTTAAAAAGAACCATAATCAGCATCCGGATTCCCAAGGTTACCTAGATAAACTGGAAAATAAAGAGTGCACTACTATAGTGGTCAATGGAGAGGTTACTATATGTTGTTGCGACGAGAACGGGGACAATTGCTCTTGTACAGGTATCGTCTAAACTAGATACTTCATAAAAATCTTGGTAGAAAAATTAAGGTGAATCCGATTGATTGTTGAAGCATAAAGTGAGCGAAATATTACTTTATGTGTGGATTAAGTCTTCTATTTTTGGGATACAGGATAAGATATCATTTCTATTGTCACAAAATGAAAACCCTCTTATTTTTAAATAAAGGGTTTTCATAAAATTTATAATAATACCTTGAAAATATAATTTTGTAGGAATCTTTGTATTTCCATTTCTATAAAATTTGGAAGTTTTACACTATTTTCTACATATGTACCATTTTTACGCATACCTTGAATAAGTTGCATCTGTCATTGTTTAATCCCCTTCCAATGTTTGGGTTAAATGTTCATCCTCATTTGCTAGAAGTAATAAAAAACAATGAACAAATAAAGAAATCTTCCCAAGGGTTAATTTGTTCAGTACGCCATTGTTGTATTAAATTCGGAAACTATACAATATGAATTTCTATGTCATCACTCAGTGCCTGTTATAGTTGTTTATTCCATAAAATTTCTGTTGTGTGAAATGCTTCGTATTTTGGAGACATCACAAAATTTAATAAATTCATTGTGATTGTTTTATAAAGAGAGCTATAAGGCATTCCTTTTTGTAATTAAGAAGCTGTATTTCTACATTTACTTTTGTTCCTTCGTCTAATGTAGCTGAAATATCTAAAATCGATAATTTATCTTCCTCATGTTCTCGGCGCAAGTGTAGGTCTTTTAGCTGTAATGAAGCAATGGGTGAATCTAACGAATTTTGTAATATTGCATTTAAAAAGGCAACCAGAATATCTTAATTTCCACTTGTACCAGATAATTGTTTAAAAAGTAAAATCAATACGTAAATTTACTAACTTTTGATTGGATATGGGTTTTCCTCTCCCCCATCTCGTACGATGTTTTTTTATTGTACGTAAAAGAATGTTACATATGCAAACAATCTCTTATTTCAACATACATAAGGACTTCAATAGTTTTTTATAAATTTAACAGTGTGTATTTTTTATAAAGTTTGTCCATTTTTCTTATTTATTGAATTAGAATTTTAAAGGGTATATTAGTGAAAGAAATCTGGTAATAGCAAATATATATTGGATGGTCTTTGCTTATTATTTAAGTGACTGTACGAATAATGTAAATTCCAATTGTAAAAAGAACTAGGTTCAACCAAAGGAAAGGTACATTTTAGATGTTGGCGTGTGTAGACTATTTTCTTGTTATGAGTAACTTTAAGTGACGGTAGTGAAATGCTCTGTACTTTACTCAACAAAATCAGCAAAACCTTTGACACCCCTCGTAATATAAAATAGTTTTATAAACGAAAGTTAAGGCTTATGCTCCACTAAATTCAACAAATTATATATATCCTTTATACTTTTGTAGACGAATGCAATAAATTACTTGAATTACTACGCATAAATATTTCAGCTGTTCCATTTTCTCGAAAACTAACTACAGGAGTACCGACAGAAACAAAAGGAGTGGCAATCCAATCAGACCATTCTGAATTATTACACACCTTTTGAAGTACAATATCATCTTTGCCGACAGCAAAAATCTCCAAACGATTAGCGCTACTTGAAGAAACAGATACACCTTGGATTGGAGTTTCACCTAATTCTGACCAGGAACTCCAAACTGAACCATTCCATGAAATATGATTCAGTTTTGATTCAAGTCCAATTACAAATATATCTATTTGATTGGTTCCCCTCGAAACAGCCACGGGAGCTGATAAACAAACACCACCGATTGACTCCCATTTACTCCATTCTTTTCCATCCCAATACTTATGCCACATCGCACTATCTAAGCCGACAGCAAAAATATCTAGTCGATTTTCACACCATGAAGAGACGGCAACACCATACTGGCAAAGCCCTCCAATACTTGTCCATTCCTTTGATACTCCGATTCCTAATTCTTTGTGCCATACTGCGTTGTCTGGGCCAAGGACAAATACATCTATTTTATCAGCCGTTCTCGCAACAGCTGAAGGTGCCGAAAGACAAGAACCATCTATCTTGTCCCAATCACTCCATGAATTTTGATTCCAACTTTTATGCCAAAGAGCACAGTCAAAACCTACTGCGAAAACATCCATCTTCTTTTCATCAGTTAAGACAGCAGCAGGTACGTGAATTATCCTTCCTCCAAGGTTTTCCACAGTACCCCACTTCTGACCTTCTTCTTTTGACATCTGGTCAAAAGCGGCTTTGGCTTGAATAATTCCCGATCCAGAATAAGTGTTCCAGCCTTCTCCACCTATGCTTTTAGCGGTTTTCATAAGCGCTTGTTTTGCTTGATCTTGCGTTAAAGTTGGCCTAGCTTGCTTTAGTAACCCTACCACGCCAGCGGCAATTGGGCAGGCCGTAGATGTTCCCTTGTGTATAACATTATTTACGTTAAACTGAGCAATGCCACAGAAATCCGGCTTTTTTTGTTCTAATGCAGCAGGCCCGATACTGCTGTATCCTAACAGCTTTTCTTCGATATTGGCGGCTCCCACGGTCATTACACTTGGGTGACCGTTCGCTCCCCATATACTTTTACCGGCACCAATGTCATTCTGACATCTGAAATCTGAGCATAATTGTCCACAGTTTCCAGCCGAAAACAAGACGAGAAT
Proteins encoded in this region:
- a CDS encoding YiiX/YebB-like N1pC/P60 family cysteine hydrolase, with translation MGTNKFNGINQISYEQAKKEIQTGDILLCSGHYLVSELIKKASDSIFSHVGVLFHWNNHIIILESVEDDGVRAVPLSHYMYNYENSKEKYNGEIYIARHKEIENNDFHTEKIMKMFEKAMDFLNRNYDKDEIAKIVARIGLGIGRHKDDDEYICSEFVDECFKQLEIEFSRDSMGYILPEHIAADPNVKPLFGIY
- a CDS encoding hemopexin repeat-containing protein, whose product is MDLINSALPWPNGKAYLFQGTEYIRYDFHDGTQDQSPQSISPMWPGLRQDAPDAAVYWGFGKVYFFYGDEYVRFDIGNNAVDPEYLPPNPPSKIADHWPGIWSDRIDAAVNWGNGKIYFFRDSEYLRYDISLDRADPGYPMSISSAWPGIWTDKIDAVLYQGGEKAYFFKDKEYRRFDLVTNNVDQSGPVSGLNLDPLPPGMWTPSRDLTLEQANLVMGYLIQNGKFSLSSTQTPYSGDWMTSISSPQPATRVVVKPANINGINFINEAGPAPLIDNLDQRMLICLYRLTQWVNASEPDVAVIRHMGIGHGSGPPTDCHNQGRALDFSGLEGTSLGVAFVRKVLNDWGNKPVISGNPMRLDPVSDPLTHDLFRSVFRFATFECECNGIGPNNKWPPKEIGDVGGFVIHPDYIDNPPPAQQLRPQHKNHIHMQIGPT